From Brevibacillus marinus, a single genomic window includes:
- a CDS encoding DUF4129 domain-containing transglutaminase family protein yields MRQPSFWKRSTVHSWLAALFLFLLIREWLIPLPVLTDTGELTSFYLVVGSVLLLDLLFASRLLTSVLKLAGVGYLIHSSFFVTPLFDTRWLSELSSRLVRDVPLIFQQSWLEMSPISRNLLFDLLLVVIVSLLSYLILELRQGLWFVCLTEAYLSTLDTFLPYEADGAVIRALVAGFLLLATIHFASVASAANVAAKNKLSAWRILLAPAMIICLTVGVAYAGPKKAPSWPDPVPFLTGQSGAMPGGGISKVGYDDNDEQLGGPFVQDDRVVFRAATNGMYYWRGDSKDVYTGHGWVKQKPDYQAILNPRQHTWENLLFKGLETEQVESQVLFEEGQTFSTVFYPGQVTELRQLWPRRSILVQDSEYVSLEVHEAVRDARQQVEADGVITTLPVNISRYQLTAEVPILSEKALVHAGEEYPDSIRQRYLQLPDSLPQRVIELAREVTQSADTPYEKVRAVEMHLRYSSRYQYETEDVPVVRPDQDFVDQFLFESKRGYCDHFSTAMVVMLRASGVPARWVKGFAPGEEVDTDGERKLVEVRSRDAHSWVEVYFPNYGWLPFEATATFTSPLRVHYDLETPSGQTPTAPSEVDTPERGPDESRLEELDEQPMSSDSGGYQFSWKLLIVPLAVLAAAAAGVWLFRRRLLVWWLRRKLDAYGEPQFREKYGTLLLLYEQVLGARQAGETLREYVRRLHVSQDVRQDLWFLTQLYERMLYGYREVEEKWRGAAAKMIKRLSQQLKP; encoded by the coding sequence GTGAGACAGCCGAGCTTCTGGAAACGGTCAACAGTCCACAGCTGGCTTGCCGCGCTGTTCTTGTTTTTGCTGATCCGGGAGTGGCTGATCCCGCTGCCGGTGCTGACCGATACGGGTGAATTGACTTCGTTTTACCTGGTGGTCGGCAGCGTACTGCTGCTTGATTTGCTGTTTGCCTCCCGACTGCTGACGTCCGTGCTGAAACTGGCAGGTGTGGGCTACCTGATTCACAGCAGTTTCTTTGTCACCCCCTTGTTCGACACCAGATGGCTGTCCGAGCTATCCAGCCGGCTGGTGCGCGACGTGCCGCTTATCTTTCAGCAAAGCTGGCTGGAGATGTCGCCGATCTCGCGCAATCTGCTGTTTGATTTGCTGCTCGTCGTCATCGTCTCGCTGCTCTCTTATCTGATTCTGGAGCTTCGCCAGGGACTCTGGTTCGTCTGTTTGACAGAAGCATATTTATCCACCCTGGATACGTTTCTGCCGTATGAAGCGGATGGGGCGGTGATTCGCGCGCTGGTGGCCGGGTTCTTGCTGTTGGCGACGATTCACTTTGCTTCTGTCGCCTCCGCCGCCAATGTCGCGGCCAAAAACAAGCTGAGCGCGTGGCGGATTTTGCTCGCCCCGGCGATGATTATCTGCCTGACGGTCGGCGTGGCGTACGCTGGCCCCAAAAAAGCGCCCAGTTGGCCTGATCCGGTGCCGTTCCTGACAGGGCAAAGCGGCGCTATGCCGGGCGGCGGGATTAGCAAAGTGGGGTACGATGACAACGATGAACAGTTGGGCGGGCCGTTTGTGCAGGATGACAGGGTCGTGTTTCGCGCGGCGACCAACGGGATGTATTACTGGCGCGGCGATTCCAAGGATGTCTACACGGGGCACGGCTGGGTGAAGCAAAAGCCCGATTACCAGGCGATTTTGAACCCGCGGCAGCACACCTGGGAGAACCTGCTGTTTAAAGGACTGGAAACGGAACAAGTGGAGTCGCAGGTCCTGTTTGAAGAAGGGCAAACGTTTTCCACCGTTTTTTACCCCGGGCAGGTGACAGAGCTGCGCCAACTGTGGCCGCGGCGGTCGATCCTCGTCCAGGACAGCGAGTATGTAAGTCTGGAAGTGCATGAAGCGGTGCGGGACGCCAGGCAGCAGGTGGAGGCCGACGGGGTGATCACCACCTTGCCGGTCAACATCTCCCGCTACCAATTGACGGCCGAGGTGCCGATCCTCAGCGAAAAAGCCTTGGTCCATGCCGGCGAGGAGTACCCGGACTCGATTCGCCAACGCTATCTGCAGCTGCCGGACAGTCTCCCGCAGCGGGTGATCGAACTGGCGCGGGAAGTGACCCAATCAGCCGACACACCGTATGAGAAAGTACGCGCGGTGGAGATGCACCTGCGGTACAGCAGCCGATATCAATACGAAACCGAAGACGTTCCGGTGGTGCGGCCGGATCAGGATTTCGTCGACCAGTTCCTGTTTGAGAGCAAGCGGGGGTACTGCGACCATTTTTCCACTGCCATGGTCGTCATGCTGCGCGCTTCCGGCGTGCCGGCCCGTTGGGTAAAAGGGTTTGCGCCGGGAGAGGAAGTGGACACGGACGGCGAGCGGAAGCTGGTGGAGGTGCGCAGTCGGGATGCCCACTCCTGGGTGGAAGTCTATTTTCCCAACTACGGCTGGCTTCCCTTTGAAGCAACCGCTACCTTTACCTCGCCGCTGCGCGTCCATTACGACCTGGAGACGCCGAGCGGACAGACCCCGACCGCTCCGTCCGAGGTCGATACACCGGAGCGCGGTCCGGACGAAAGCCGCCTGGAAGAACTGGATGAGCAGCCGATGAGCTCGGATAGCGGCGGCTATCAGTTTAGCTGGAAGCTGCTGATTGTGCCGCTGGCTGTGTTGGCCGCGGCCGCGGCCGGCGTCTGGCTGTTCCGCCGCCGGCTGCTCGTCTGGTGGCTGCGGCGGAAGCTGGACGCCTACGGGGAGCCGCAATTCCGCGAAAAGTACGGGACGCTTCTGTTGTTGTACGAACAGGTGCTGGGGGCGCGGCAGGCGGGAGAGACGCTGCGCGAATACGTGCGGCGGCTGCACGTTTCCCAGGACGTACGGCAGGATTTGTGGTTTCTCACCCAGCTTTATGAGCGCATGTTGTACGGATACCGGGAAGTAGAGGAAAAATGGCGGGGGGCGGCGGCGAAGATGATCAAACGGTTGTCGCAGCAACTGAAGCCTTGA
- a CDS encoding DUF58 domain-containing protein produces the protein MKQQKYAKLKILALLAATYAFAKFQGGFASWFLFYSCLTLVIYVLLTYLLMFATLDVTRSVNRDRLQDGEDVTVTLRIKRKIWFPLGWNMVVEPLPGKLAGYYEPHRQLLFPWFRRELVVHYVIPRVPRGNYQLTDCVVTAGDYFGFVQRKKTFPLRNEFLVYPAYRQLTHWSAGDGRISGSMNVSHRWSDDVAAVRGVREYQRGDRLSQIHWKASARGLGLKTKEFEHQATNQVIFFLDASLESYQRRNPELFELAVKLTASLVYYASRMQYPYGLIAHEQKRIAIPPGNTQTHFFRTFDQLARIMPEGITPFAQAVGREALELPLGLTLAVITPVLHKRLITSLAQLNRTGRNVHLFWVHDQPRIGEEEQRALLWLSGQQVSCEAIHPAQYEQLKRIGGV, from the coding sequence GTGAAGCAGCAAAAATACGCAAAACTCAAAATCCTTGCGCTATTGGCGGCTACCTACGCCTTCGCCAAGTTTCAGGGCGGTTTTGCCAGCTGGTTTCTGTTTTACAGCTGCCTGACGCTGGTCATCTACGTTTTGCTCACCTATCTGTTGATGTTTGCCACCCTGGACGTCACCCGCAGTGTCAACCGCGACCGCCTGCAGGATGGCGAAGACGTGACGGTGACGCTGCGCATCAAGCGCAAGATCTGGTTCCCGCTCGGGTGGAACATGGTCGTCGAGCCGCTTCCCGGCAAGCTTGCCGGATACTATGAGCCGCACCGCCAATTGCTGTTTCCTTGGTTTCGGCGGGAGCTGGTCGTCCATTACGTGATTCCGCGCGTGCCGCGGGGAAACTACCAATTGACCGACTGCGTCGTCACCGCCGGCGACTACTTTGGTTTCGTGCAGCGCAAGAAGACCTTCCCGCTGCGAAACGAGTTTCTCGTCTATCCCGCTTACCGTCAGCTGACCCACTGGTCAGCGGGGGATGGGCGGATCAGCGGCAGCATGAATGTGTCACACCGTTGGTCGGATGATGTCGCGGCGGTGCGGGGGGTGCGGGAGTATCAGCGGGGAGACCGGCTGAGCCAAATCCATTGGAAAGCATCTGCCCGCGGACTGGGGCTGAAGACAAAAGAATTTGAGCATCAGGCGACCAATCAGGTGATTTTTTTCCTCGACGCTTCCCTCGAGAGTTACCAGCGCCGTAATCCCGAGTTGTTTGAGCTGGCGGTCAAGCTGACGGCCAGTCTCGTTTATTATGCCAGCCGCATGCAGTACCCGTACGGACTGATCGCACATGAGCAAAAACGGATCGCCATCCCGCCCGGCAATACACAGACACACTTTTTCCGGACATTTGACCAGTTGGCACGGATCATGCCGGAGGGCATCACGCCGTTTGCGCAGGCGGTCGGCAGGGAGGCGCTGGAGCTTCCGCTCGGGCTGACCTTGGCCGTGATCACCCCGGTGCTGCACAAGCGGCTGATTACCTCCCTGGCGCAGCTGAACCGCACGGGCCGGAACGTCCACCTGTTCTGGGTGCACGATCAGCCGCGCATCGGGGAAGAGGAGCAGCGGGCGCTGCTCTGGTTGTCCGGGCAACAGGTCAGCTGTGAGGCGATCCATCCCGCCCAGTACGAACAGCTGAAGCGGATTGGAGGTGTGTAG
- a CDS encoding NCS2 family permease, with product MRKYFEFDKFGTNYRRETIAGITTFLAMAYILAVNPFILSGADLPAELKANYPPADAVFTATALAAAIGTLLMGIVGKLPIAQAPGMGLNAFFTFTVVLTMGIPWQQALAAVFVSCTIFLILSLTGIREAIINAIPAGLKYAVSAGIGLFIAFVGLKNVGLIVPNEATYVALGQFAFHPDMTPEEILAVKNRLLAVFGLVVTAILMSRRVPAAIFIGMVITAVAGMLFGLVAVPDKLFSAPPSLAPTFGAAFPYLTDFSVLFSGPMLITILTFLFVDFFDATGTLLGVANQAGLLKDGKLPRPGRALASDAIAGMSGAILGTSTTTAYIESAAGVAVGGRTGFASIVTGILFLLALFVSPVLSVVTSAVTTPALVIVGSLMAAHMAKVAWNEIEEALPAFLTILLMPLSFSIATGIAAGFIVYPITKLCKGKGKEVHPAMYVLGLLFLAYFIWLRE from the coding sequence ATGCGCAAATACTTTGAGTTTGACAAGTTTGGCACCAACTATCGGCGGGAGACGATTGCCGGGATTACCACGTTTCTGGCGATGGCCTACATCCTCGCGGTCAATCCGTTTATCCTGAGCGGCGCCGACCTGCCGGCCGAGCTGAAGGCAAACTATCCGCCGGCTGATGCGGTGTTTACCGCCACAGCACTGGCCGCGGCGATCGGTACGCTGTTGATGGGGATCGTCGGGAAGCTGCCGATTGCCCAGGCGCCCGGGATGGGGTTAAACGCCTTTTTCACCTTTACCGTTGTGCTGACGATGGGGATTCCCTGGCAGCAGGCGCTGGCGGCCGTCTTCGTCTCCTGCACGATCTTTCTGATCCTCTCCCTTACCGGGATTCGCGAAGCGATTATCAACGCGATTCCGGCGGGACTGAAGTACGCCGTCTCCGCGGGGATCGGCCTGTTTATTGCCTTCGTCGGGTTGAAGAACGTCGGGCTGATCGTCCCCAATGAGGCCACCTACGTCGCGCTGGGGCAGTTCGCCTTCCATCCGGACATGACGCCGGAGGAAATTCTCGCCGTCAAAAACAGGCTGCTGGCCGTATTCGGCCTGGTTGTCACCGCAATCCTGATGTCTCGCCGCGTACCGGCTGCGATCTTTATCGGGATGGTGATTACGGCAGTGGCCGGGATGCTGTTCGGGCTGGTTGCCGTGCCGGACAAGCTGTTCTCGGCACCGCCCAGTCTGGCACCCACCTTTGGGGCGGCCTTTCCCTATCTGACTGACTTTTCCGTGCTGTTCTCCGGGCCGATGCTGATTACGATTTTGACCTTTCTGTTTGTCGATTTCTTCGATGCGACCGGCACCTTGCTGGGAGTGGCCAACCAGGCGGGGCTGCTGAAGGACGGCAAACTGCCTCGTCCGGGGCGTGCGCTGGCGTCGGACGCGATCGCCGGGATGAGCGGGGCAATCCTCGGCACGTCGACGACCACCGCTTACATCGAGTCGGCGGCTGGCGTGGCGGTAGGCGGCCGTACCGGTTTCGCTTCGATTGTCACGGGGATTCTCTTCCTGTTGGCGCTGTTCGTCTCGCCGGTTCTGTCGGTGGTAACCTCAGCGGTGACCACGCCGGCACTGGTGATCGTCGGTTCGCTGATGGCCGCGCACATGGCGAAAGTGGCCTGGAATGAGATCGAAGAGGCGCTGCCCGCTTTTCTCACCATCTTGCTGATGCCGCTCAGCTTCAGCATCGCGACCGGGATTGCCGCCGGATTTATCGTCTATCCGATTACCAAGCTGTGTAAAGGAAAAGGCAAAGAGGTTCATCCGGCGATGTACGTGTTGGGTCTCCTTTTCCTGGCGTACTTTATCTGGCTGCGCGAGTAG
- a CDS encoding TetR/AcrR family transcriptional regulator yields the protein MGLKKNKAIQLSRMWKYFVEATAEIIEEEGVANVTIRKIADRAGYNSATIYNYFSEISHLIFFASMRFLKPYTEAIVQVYKNPQLSTLEKYLQMWELFCRYSFKHPDIFHAIFVADLGSHPNELLKHYYSLYPADIIDIPEPLQPIFLEQNVSKRGLPILEQLVKEGYIKPENVHGINNMTLLIWNGMFTAFLNNRHSYDPEEATSKTMLYIREIVRNANSFSFAEEEKQDT from the coding sequence ATGGGATTGAAGAAGAATAAAGCGATTCAGTTAAGCCGGATGTGGAAATACTTTGTGGAAGCGACCGCCGAGATCATTGAAGAAGAAGGCGTTGCCAACGTGACCATTCGCAAAATTGCCGACCGCGCAGGCTACAACAGCGCCACGATCTACAACTACTTCAGCGAGATTTCCCACCTCATTTTTTTTGCATCGATGAGATTTCTCAAGCCTTATACCGAGGCAATTGTACAAGTATACAAAAACCCGCAACTGTCAACGCTGGAAAAATACCTGCAAATGTGGGAATTGTTTTGCCGGTATTCCTTCAAACATCCGGACATTTTCCACGCCATCTTTGTGGCAGATCTGGGCAGCCACCCGAACGAGCTGTTAAAGCACTACTACAGCCTCTATCCCGCGGACATCATCGACATTCCCGAACCGCTGCAACCGATCTTTCTCGAACAAAACGTCTCCAAACGCGGTTTGCCGATTCTGGAGCAGCTGGTCAAGGAGGGCTATATCAAACCGGAGAATGTGCATGGGATCAACAACATGACCCTGTTGATCTGGAATGGCATGTTCACCGCCTTTTTAAACAACCGGCACAGCTACGATCCGGAAGAAGCGACCAGCAAAACCATGCTCTACATTCGCGAAATCGTGCGGAACGCCAATAGCTTTTCCTTTGCAGAAGAAGAAAAACAAGACACGTAA
- a CDS encoding DUF2179 domain-containing protein gives MGIEFIFIIMGINILYVSFFTLRMLLVIKGYRLLATVVAMVEVFVYLKGLALVLDNLDQPLNLAAYCIGWGLGVYIGSKIEEYLAMGYVTLQVVVDSLEWELPAKLREQGFGVTSWVAEGRDGHRLMLQVLTKRSNEKKLWQLINHIAPKAFVVSFEPKNLKGGFWVNRLRP, from the coding sequence ATGGGGATCGAGTTTATTTTCATCATCATGGGGATTAACATTTTGTACGTTTCATTTTTTACATTACGAATGTTACTGGTCATCAAAGGGTATCGGCTGCTGGCAACCGTGGTTGCCATGGTGGAAGTGTTTGTCTATTTGAAAGGGCTGGCACTCGTCCTGGACAACCTGGATCAGCCGCTCAACCTGGCCGCCTATTGTATCGGGTGGGGCCTGGGCGTATATATCGGCAGCAAAATCGAGGAGTACTTGGCGATGGGGTACGTGACATTGCAGGTTGTCGTCGATTCGCTGGAGTGGGAGCTGCCGGCCAAATTGCGAGAACAGGGCTTCGGTGTTACGTCCTGGGTAGCGGAGGGGAGGGACGGGCATCGCCTGATGCTGCAGGTCCTGACGAAACGGAGCAACGAAAAAAAATTGTGGCAGTTAATTAACCATATCGCTCCGAAAGCGTTTGTTGTTTCGTTTGAGCCGAAAAACCTGAAAGGCGGGTTCTGGGTGAATCGCTTGCGTCCTTAG
- the guaA gene encoding glutamine-hydrolyzing GMP synthase — protein sequence MNKPAEMVVVLDFGGQYNQLIARRVRDLGVYSELLPHNTPIEQIRELKPKGIIFSGGPASVYEPGAPLVDPAIYELGVPVLGICYGMQLMTHQLQGKVERAGVREYGKADVRLLRPHALYEKWGEREVVWMSHTDKVVELPEGFQVDAVSDACPVAAMSDPQRKLYGVQFHPEVRHTVKGNEFLANFLFAICGCSGGWSMSNFIAEEVARIRATVGDKQVLCALSGGVDSSVVAALIHRAIGDQLTCMFVDHGLLRKGEAESVMETFAGKFAMKVIKIDARQRFLDKLKGVTDPEQKRKIIGNEFIYVFDEEAKKLADIDFLAQGTLYTDIIESGTATAQTIKSHHNVGGLPKDMRFQLIEPLKTLFKDEVRKLGTELGLPDEIVWRQPFPGPGLAIRVLGEVTEEKLRIVRESDAILREEIAKAGLDREIWQYFTALPEMKSVGVMGDARTYSYTVGIRAVTSIDGMTADWARIPWEVLERISTRIVNEVADVNRVVYDITSKPPATIEWE from the coding sequence ATGAACAAACCTGCGGAAATGGTGGTTGTACTGGACTTCGGGGGGCAGTATAACCAGCTGATCGCCAGACGGGTGCGCGATCTGGGCGTGTACAGCGAGCTGTTGCCCCACAATACCCCGATCGAACAGATCCGCGAGCTTAAGCCGAAGGGGATCATCTTCTCCGGCGGACCGGCCAGCGTGTACGAACCGGGTGCTCCGCTCGTCGATCCGGCGATCTACGAGCTGGGGGTGCCCGTCCTCGGCATTTGCTACGGCATGCAGTTAATGACCCATCAGCTGCAGGGAAAGGTGGAGCGGGCCGGCGTCCGCGAGTACGGCAAAGCGGATGTGCGCCTGCTGCGGCCGCACGCGCTCTATGAGAAGTGGGGCGAGCGCGAAGTGGTTTGGATGAGCCACACGGACAAAGTGGTGGAACTGCCGGAGGGGTTCCAGGTTGACGCGGTGAGCGACGCTTGTCCGGTCGCGGCGATGAGCGACCCGCAGCGCAAGCTGTACGGAGTGCAGTTTCATCCCGAAGTGCGGCACACGGTAAAAGGGAACGAGTTCCTGGCCAATTTTCTGTTTGCCATCTGCGGCTGCAGCGGCGGCTGGAGCATGTCCAACTTCATCGCCGAGGAAGTGGCCCGGATTCGTGCAACGGTAGGGGACAAGCAGGTGCTCTGCGCGCTTTCCGGAGGGGTAGACTCGTCGGTCGTTGCCGCGCTGATTCACCGCGCGATCGGGGATCAGCTCACCTGCATGTTCGTCGATCACGGCCTGTTGCGCAAGGGCGAAGCGGAAAGCGTGATGGAGACGTTTGCCGGCAAGTTTGCGATGAAGGTGATCAAGATTGACGCCCGCCAGCGTTTTCTGGACAAGCTGAAAGGGGTAACAGACCCGGAACAGAAGCGGAAAATTATCGGCAACGAGTTTATTTACGTCTTTGATGAAGAAGCCAAAAAATTGGCGGATATCGACTTTTTGGCGCAGGGGACGCTCTATACCGACATCATCGAGAGCGGCACCGCCACGGCGCAGACGATCAAGTCCCACCACAACGTGGGCGGCCTGCCGAAAGATATGCGCTTTCAGCTCATCGAGCCGTTAAAAACGCTGTTTAAAGACGAGGTGCGGAAACTGGGCACAGAGTTGGGCCTGCCCGATGAGATCGTCTGGCGGCAGCCGTTCCCCGGCCCGGGGTTGGCGATTCGCGTGCTCGGCGAGGTGACGGAGGAAAAACTGCGGATTGTCCGGGAATCGGATGCGATTCTGCGCGAGGAGATCGCCAAGGCGGGACTGGACCGGGAGATTTGGCAGTACTTCACCGCACTGCCGGAGATGAAAAGCGTCGGCGTAATGGGCGATGCCCGTACCTATTCCTACACGGTGGGGATTCGCGCCGTTACGTCCATCGATGGAATGACCGCAGACTGGGCGCGGATTCCCTGGGAGGTACTGGAGCGGATTTCCACGCGCATCGTCAACGAAGTGGCGGATGTGAACCGGGTTGTCTACGATATCACGTCCAAACCGCCGGCGACGATTGAGTGGGAGTAA
- a CDS encoding BCCT family transporter, with protein MTKPQIDHWIFWPSLIVILLVTSYLGINQETAEPVLNELLTSITHNLDWAFQFLTFGMFAILIWLAVGRYGKVKLGGPEDQPEFSNFSWGAMLFCAGMGTSIMYWSMMEPLYYYIGPPFGIQARTEEAAEWALAYGMFHWGISAWALYALPTVTIAYSFFVRRQRSLKISTACSGVLGKYTDGWLGKAIDVMVIWSLVGGLGTSLGLGVPMISAVISEIFGIQQGLFLSIIIIVIWTILYTTSAYLGLYKGIRKLSDINVYMALALAVFVFLVGPTLFMLSNFTNSFGLMLQNFVHMSFYTDPIQAGGFPQSWTVFYWAWFAATAPFMGLFVARISRGRTIRELIGAVLLWGSLGGWLYFAVFGSYGLHLELNDLLPLTDILETEGGQAAVVAILKSLPLDWLVLPFFLVLGFIFLATSLDSSTYILSAIATKELKDGQEPARWHRVLWGVVQAALALSLLLIGGLKVVQTSTVIVSAPVIVMYVLLAVSLIKWLKADFAQDNVENYLIAKHLYQDKESSYVSEHG; from the coding sequence ATGACCAAACCGCAAATTGACCACTGGATTTTTTGGCCGTCGCTCATCGTGATCTTGCTTGTCACCTCCTATCTGGGCATCAACCAGGAGACGGCTGAGCCGGTTTTAAACGAACTGCTGACCTCCATCACGCATAATCTGGATTGGGCGTTTCAGTTCCTGACATTTGGAATGTTTGCCATTTTAATCTGGTTGGCGGTTGGCCGCTACGGCAAGGTGAAGTTGGGCGGACCGGAAGATCAGCCGGAGTTTTCCAACTTTAGTTGGGGAGCCATGTTGTTTTGCGCCGGGATGGGGACAAGCATTATGTACTGGTCGATGATGGAGCCTCTCTACTATTATATCGGGCCGCCGTTTGGCATCCAGGCAAGGACGGAGGAGGCGGCCGAATGGGCGCTTGCCTACGGAATGTTCCACTGGGGAATCTCAGCTTGGGCTTTGTATGCGCTGCCAACCGTAACGATCGCCTATTCCTTCTTTGTTCGCAGACAGCGGTCATTAAAAATCAGTACGGCGTGCAGCGGTGTTTTGGGCAAATATACGGACGGCTGGCTGGGTAAAGCGATTGATGTGATGGTCATCTGGAGCTTGGTGGGTGGTTTGGGCACTTCGCTGGGCCTGGGCGTACCGATGATTTCCGCGGTGATCAGCGAAATTTTTGGCATTCAGCAAGGACTTTTTCTCAGTATCATCATTATTGTGATCTGGACCATTCTGTATACGACCAGTGCCTACTTGGGGTTGTACAAAGGCATACGCAAACTGAGCGACATAAACGTGTACATGGCTCTTGCGCTGGCTGTCTTTGTGTTTCTCGTCGGCCCAACCTTGTTCATGTTGTCCAATTTTACGAACAGCTTCGGCTTAATGTTGCAAAATTTCGTGCACATGAGCTTCTATACCGACCCGATTCAAGCCGGCGGATTCCCGCAGTCCTGGACCGTTTTTTACTGGGCGTGGTTTGCCGCGACGGCCCCGTTCATGGGTCTGTTTGTAGCCCGTATTTCGCGAGGGCGGACGATTCGCGAACTGATCGGCGCCGTCCTGCTCTGGGGCTCGCTGGGCGGCTGGCTGTACTTTGCCGTCTTTGGCAGCTACGGACTGCATCTGGAGTTGAACGATCTATTGCCGCTTACCGACATTTTGGAAACGGAAGGCGGACAGGCTGCCGTTGTCGCCATCCTCAAGTCGCTGCCGCTTGATTGGCTGGTCCTGCCGTTTTTCCTGGTTCTCGGTTTTATCTTTTTGGCAACGTCGCTCGATTCCTCGACTTACATTTTGTCGGCGATTGCCACAAAGGAACTGAAGGATGGTCAGGAGCCGGCGCGTTGGCACAGGGTGCTGTGGGGCGTTGTCCAGGCGGCGCTCGCTCTGTCCTTGCTGCTCATCGGCGGACTGAAAGTGGTACAGACCTCGACCGTCATCGTCTCCGCACCGGTCATCGTGATGTATGTGCTGCTGGCGGTTTCCTTAATCAAATGGCTGAAAGCAGATTTCGCGCAGGACAACGTTGAAAATTACTTAATTGCCAAACATCTGTACCAGGATAAGGAAAGCTCTTATGTATCGGAACATGGATGA